A single genomic interval of marine bacterium B5-7 harbors:
- the ccmE gene encoding cytochrome c-type biogenesis protein CcmE, whose translation MAWISFTKRQRKRLFVTVLIAGALAIASALVLYALRQNINLFYSPTQVAEKQAPLNHTIRVGGLVKKGSVKKSQRGLQVQFILTDYHHTLVVHYQGLLPDLFREGQGIVAEGTLTSPEHFVADTVLAKHDATYTPPPVKEILNDR comes from the coding sequence ATGGCTTGGATTTCATTCACCAAACGTCAACGTAAGCGCTTATTTGTCACTGTGCTCATTGCTGGTGCGTTGGCTATCGCTTCTGCCTTGGTTTTATATGCCTTACGACAAAACATTAATTTGTTTTATAGCCCTACTCAGGTTGCAGAAAAACAAGCGCCTTTAAACCACACCATTCGTGTCGGCGGCTTGGTCAAAAAAGGCAGCGTTAAAAAATCACAGCGTGGATTACAAGTCCAATTCATCTTAACCGATTATCATCATACGCTTGTCGTACATTACCAAGGCTTACTGCCCGATTTATTTCGTGAAGGACAAGGCATTGTCGCAGAAGGAACACTCACAAGCCCCGAACATTTTGTCGCCGATACCGTGTTAGCCAAACATGATGCGACTTACACACCACCACCGGTGAAAGAGATACTCAATGATCGCTGA
- the ccmC gene encoding heme ABC transporter permease, which produces MIKVLLPFASPTHCLRFANRCIPWGLAITALLLCAGLFWGFIFAPPDYQQGDGFRIIYLHVPAAVCSLGIYALMASFAIAALTWRIKLAHTFISALAPLGAWITLLALVTGALWGKPMWGTYWIWDARLTSELILLFLYLGIIALQSAMPPTQSRHKAVAWLVLIGFIDIPIIHFSVNWWHTLHQGASLSLLHKPTIATPMLIPLLLMLGGMLSYVFTVMLLRARNSILEEGQAS; this is translated from the coding sequence ATGATAAAAGTACTACTACCATTCGCTTCGCCAACGCATTGCCTGCGTTTTGCGAATCGTTGCATCCCCTGGGGCCTCGCGATCACCGCCCTTTTATTATGTGCTGGTTTATTCTGGGGATTTATCTTTGCTCCGCCCGACTATCAGCAAGGTGATGGCTTCCGCATTATTTATTTGCATGTGCCTGCCGCTGTGTGTTCTTTAGGGATTTATGCCTTGATGGCCTCATTTGCGATTGCTGCCTTAACGTGGCGAATTAAATTAGCGCATACCTTTATCTCAGCCTTAGCGCCTCTCGGGGCTTGGATCACTTTATTGGCACTCGTAACTGGCGCCTTATGGGGAAAACCCATGTGGGGCACTTATTGGATTTGGGATGCACGTCTGACGTCGGAGCTCATTCTCTTATTTTTATATTTAGGTATTATCGCGCTACAAAGTGCTATGCCCCCCACGCAGTCACGTCATAAAGCCGTAGCGTGGTTAGTATTAATCGGTTTTATTGATATTCCGATTATTCATTTCTCGGTGAATTGGTGGCATACGCTACATCAAGGCGCGAGTTTGTCCTTGCTGCACAAACCCACTATCGCAACGCCGATGCTAATCCCTTTGCTACTAATGCTAGGTGGGATGTTATCTTATGTATTCACCGTCATGCTATTGCGCGCGCGTAATAGCATCTTGGAAGAAGGACAAGCATCATGA